The Sebastes fasciatus isolate fSebFas1 chromosome 22, fSebFas1.pri, whole genome shotgun sequence genome includes the window CCCCGTGGGGTGGATCGCCGTGCTGGGTCTGAACCACTGCCCCAACGTCGGGGACGTCGTGGGCCTCCAGGAGAGCTGGGAGAAACTTTTGGCTAGTGGCCGGCCCGTCGGCTTCCAGACGGTGAAGGAGCTGGCCCTGAACCACGGCGTGCTCTCGGGCAAATGGCTGATGCACTTGGACTGTGGTTTCAAGTTGGACAACGCCTGGGAGTGCGTGGCCAGGGCGGCCCTGGATGGCAAGATCTCCCTCGCTAAAGTCAGCCCCCATAATCCTAAAGGAGAGGGCAAGCAGGTCATTTGTGCCTATAACCAGAACTTCACTGACGAGAGTGAGGTCATACGGCTGGACGGGGTCATCCGCGCCACGGGGATCAAATGCCCCCTCACCTACAAGCCGGACGTTTACACTTACCTGGGAATCTACCGGAACAACCGCTTTAAACTGTGTCCGACCATATACGAGAGCAAGTTTGACCTGGAGTGCGTGCCCCGGCGTTCACACATTATCAACAAAGTCACCAATCTTGAAGTAACATAAGCAGAATAGGAGGATTACGTTTTGGGTAAATGAAGAAGCACTTGGTGATCATCTCGCTGACTTAAATGGCTTTAAGAAGTCAGTGTTTGAGTTTCAAGTTCTTCCTTTTGGCAAATCTCATTTCAGTCTGTAACATTTCCTAAGTGACCTGGACTACtgtcacatatttttttattgattatattgTATTCATCAGTAAGAGGATTTGTATTATTGATGTTCTGTTTGTAATGCACTAACTTTTACCTGATGGACAGTGTAGCTGAAGAAATCCTTGATTTGTATGCACAAAaggacattttctttcttttttttacaatatcaatttgtctcattttatttttttttggtttgtactGAACCACGAGTTGCCaaataaaattacttttgaaGACCATCTTAATATGTTGTGGTTTTTATTGCcaagaaaagtgttttttgacagaATTAAATCGTTcattacagcaaaaaaaaaaggcatataGTACAATTTGCTTACATCATACCGGTATAAAACAAGCATCAATTCATCTCAAAGCATCTTTTACTGAAGCCAGTTGACCTGCAGGTCTGAAACATTGGAGTTAAACTGCAGCGAGTTATTCATGAAATAACTAGAGAAACTGATCAGAGACCAGAGGAAattaatagggatgcaccgataccggatcaaaTATcgagccgatactgactcaaacagctgtttatataccatatatattatatactggcattttaattcctgtttttgttgctgcgttaaaaaggtttacacctcaattataattcctgttaattttgaaaattTTTGACCGAGTTGCTGGTgaacgatttattattttaataataaataaccattcagtaaatgtatatcttagggctgcacaattaatggaATAATAATCTCAATTTTATCTTCCCAAAATTAATtgaacatgatcgcctgcgatattgacgtttaaaatgtgcgttctgctcatagaaaaactgaagcgcttcctaaactaacagccggcgatccagatgttttggcttcacttttgggcatagatattatctatacaaccaatgtgtttatgattaaattgagagcataaaattgtcttattgttgctaattttgctctcaaagtgcaccagaatgaagcatttaacttcaaaatgtactttaaatattcctgtattttttcacattgcaatatttatatagcagaaaaaatatattgcaatgtcagccctaatttgtacattagcaggaatataGCACAGCAGTGaaagtgtttattttaataatatgttgtagctaaaatgaatgaataatcgtgataaataattgtgatatcaatattgatcaaaataatcgtgattatcattatggccataatcgtgcagccctagtatatCTATGTAATTATTTGTTAGATTTTATATcaaaaagttaggaaagcaaagTTTAAGTCAatcctgatgttgtcttacacattaaagaatgatcctccacacagtgaggcaaacagcttattgattaaacactggtatcggattggtactggccgatactcaaagcccagatatcggtatcgggactgtaaaagtcggatcggtgcatccctacaaatTATATTGgtagacacaaaaacaacatctgatACAGCTCCGTGAGTGTGAGCTTCTCTGCTATAAGCATGTACTTATTAACGTAGCTTGTTTGATAATTATTCATATGTAGACCTTCATTTGGTTCGTAACACATTTACTACATTTTGTTGACTCAACAAAGGCACCTGTATGAGAGAAAACATTGGATTAAAGTAATACATGGGGATATTTCATTACAATGGGCAGAAATTGCATAGACTTAACCTCCAGGTTGGACACTGACaatacctacctacctacctagctACCTTCCGCTTTGCTTACAATAAAAAGGCAGAACCAAACTTACACATTTCAAAGTGATAACCACATTAACACTGACCAGAGctaccaacatttttttttaaatgacatgcTTAACATGTTCCACAGTTTGAACAGATGCCTTCAGCGGCGcatcagaggcctgtactacgaagagaGTTCAACAAACCCTTAACGAACCCCTAACGACCGAGATCTATAACAAGAACTCTAATATTAGAAAATtacaaagaagttaaacacataatccagactaaaatgaacacagttgaaagctgccaaatgcaggaaggacagctggcaaaagacaaaaattgccgatgtgtgaatgcgtaaattagcagatttattaatttaacggaagacttaaaagtcagatatagtcgtctagacgGGGCAGTGATATATGAATAGCTGGATGGATTACACTTATCACATTATGGCATTTAACAAAGTTGTGGCGTGTATGAGATAGGGCAGcgtgttggcaagaatctggcgagttacgattcaatatatagTGATACTGTGAGCTgtaggcgatatattgcgatttttaaataaaacaactaaTTTTAGGTGTCATATATAAAGAACACGCCACCGTATGCatcaaatctgagtaaaaaaagtagaCTTTTTGTGCAAtaagaacagtgggatctgcatttacatgaatctgtaacatccaacatcgtAGCTCTACTTTGAGaagacacatacactgagagggagcctgtgtctttgcaaataaaattaggtattgactgagttaatctttgcaattcaaactattaattaaaaatcgatacagtatcacaaaacataatatcgcgatactctatatttttgatattttcttacacccctagtacgactgtttcaaccttctttcagctgcagcCCCGACTCCGgcgaaaatagtgaaaaactaaatataaaaacacaattaaaagcctggattatgacctaaacttctttgtatttgtgtaatattatcatacgatctgcaCACTgaactctgattggtcagtaggtggTGCTTTTAtaggagttgatctcttatctggaacataacctgctccggagcaggttagctgttcagcatcagttgccatggcgatctaccccggtaagaagaagtgaaccaccgtcgcaGGACGggaaaccctgaagggttaaccagGAAATGACCTCGCTAacccccaaatcctgcttcgtagaaCAGGCCTCTGATGCGATTGTCTTTATAAAACAAAGTTAATGATTGATGCTAAACAAGGGGCGATGAAATCTGAATATGCTCAGTCTTTGTAGGTCAAACTGTATCTGGACGGGTTTCTTGTATACAAACATTACCGGGTGCGTGCACATTCAGGGGGCAAAACCGCTTTGGCATCCAGTTTTAATCAACGTTTGTTTGTACATTCTTGTAGACTATGCTAGACCCACCAGATACCATTATCATATGACGTGTTAGTATGAGATTTGATTAGTCAAGTTACGTCTTGATGGCCTCCACCAGACACTTTTTCCTTAGCGATTCCTCAACAGGCATAACGATAATATAAGCTCTTGTTATCTTGTCGTGTTATTAGTACAACCAGTCCCACAGCAGCTCTTTGTATGTCAGCCAGGTGACCTTCAACCTTAGAAGCCCTCTTTTTAATAGCGTGTTGCTGGCTGTTAGGTAACGTTACGGTCAGTAACGCAACGCCAGAAGTCAAAACAATCCTGCAGATATGCCCGattcaaattaaacaaacattagctaacgttagcgtaCACGGCCGCTTGTTGTGACCACAGGAGAGACTGTCCCGGTAGACTACCAGACGTCTTCCCTTCTAAAATGTAACATCACAGCGTACCGGAGTGAGCTTTCCCCCGCCGTAGTTGCGTAACGTTACAACAATTTAGAGCCGTAACAAAGTCTTGCATCACTTTGAAGGCGTAGCCGCTAAATCTATATAAATATCTCTTTAGAGTGTGGGTCGATCACCCCGTTGATGTTTATCAGTTCATTTTTATCGATCTGTGGAGCATGACAGCTCGCCATGACCACCACGCTGTGTATTAAACATTTTCCATCCATAGACATGATGCCGTGCTTTCTGCCCCCTAGCTGCGTGCGCATCTCTGCGATGACGTTGCACAGAAACCCGTCTATAAAGGCCCGGCAAAAGCCACTAATTGAATACCGTGAAGAGTCCTTGCATGTCCACAGTGAGCAGTTTTGCTACATTCTGTCTCTCACAGTCTTATTGCATCCGCATTGTTTCttttaaaaggttaaaaggGCAGATACAAGCGGTAAatatgtccgtaaaaaaaaaaatggcacgGACAAACTTTAAGTCGGGTGTCCTGACACGAACCCAGCTTGGCTTCCACtgttaaaaatggaaatgagacGATCCTCGTCAGCGGACATCAACTCGTCAAACTCGTCCAGCACGGCGGGCCGGTAGTTGCAGTTGTTGGACGCGATGTCATTCATGCCCTCGTTCTGGAGCAGGTTGACGATGCTGTTGGGGTAATTCATCCAGGTGCTCCCTGGGAGGCCGGCGGCGTCGGAAGTGTTATGGGACGCTGCGATGTGGGCGGCGGAAGAAGAGTTGGGAGGGGCGGCTTGCTGGCACATAGCTTGAGCCAATGTCACGTTGTTTCCACTCTCGTTCATGAGGGCGGGGTGCAGAAGGTCCTCAAAGTCATCCATGTTTAGGTTGTCCAGGACGCCCGGGGCCTGGGTTTCGGAAAAGCTAGGGAACTCTGGGATGTCGTCGTCCCCGAGCGGGGCGTCCACCCGGAACTGAGAGCCATGGAGGGTGAAGGAGCTGCCGGCCTGCGAGGAGGCCGTGCTGCCCTGAGAAGCTGCCGTCTCCTGGGCGATGGCCGTGGAGATGTTGGGGAAGAACTCGTGAAGGTCCGACAGGTTGACGGTCGAGTAGTCCTGGTTGGCGGTGGAAATGGCGATGGAGGATAGCGCCTGGGTCATTGTGAAGTTGGGCACCGGAGAGGCTTTGGGCTGGGGGCCCAGGTTCAGGCTCTCCATGATCCTCCACGTTTGGTTTGTAGTCGCATTAGAGGGGGAGGCCTCGACCTTGGGCTGGACGGAGAACAGCTGGCTTGGTTGATATGAGTAGGAAGGCTGGGCCTTAGCTCCGATGGCACCAGGGGGCACCACAGCTGCTGGATGAAACAcgacacaacacacaaacacaaacacaacaagcaCTTGAGCTCAGTTTAAGGTCGTTTTTAAATCAGCTTTGTTGCTACACAGATTCAGACTCTCTGTCTTTAAGACAAGTTAAACAGACTCACCTTGTGCATTCATCGATGGAGGCTTGGCTGTGACTGTTCTTCTTGCCGGGCTTATGTGCCGCCTATCTTGTGGAATGGACACTGAAATAACAACAGACGAGATTATATTACATTGCAATCACTATTaccttattttatatatatatatatatatatatataaaaagataaataaataaatataaataaatatatatatataaaaagataaataaataaatataaataaatatatatatataaataaatataaatatatataattctatatatatatatatatataaatatataattatatatatatatatatatatatatatatatatttatttagttatctttttatatatatatatttatttatatttatttatttatctatataattctatatagatatataaatatataattatatatatatttatatatatttatttatatttatttatctttttatatatatatatatttatttatatttatttatttatctttttatatatatatataaaaagataaataaataaatataaataaatatatatatataattctatatatatatataaataaatataattatatatatatatatatttttatatcagtGAGAGTGATAGAAATCTCATCAACGTACCACTAGACAGCATTGGCCCCAGCTTCAGGTTCTGGAACATGTCCCCTGTACGCTTCCTCTTCTCACTCAGCCTGTATTCATCTACGGGGGtcattaataatagtaatatcatttaagggtgatgacgtcagaaaatatggaaagagaagaaatagggctcaaatctctcaggtattgTGAGAAATGCTTTCATTAGTAACTTATGTGTCATCATATGGAGAAAATGGGCCTCTTACCTGGGTCAGCGGGAAGGTACTGGAAGTCCATCGGCTCGCTGACCTCGCGGTCAGAGGGCCGGCGGAGCTGCATCTTGACTCTAATGGGCTCGGTGAGGTTAGTGTCGCGGTACGGCGGTGTGCGGAACACAATGGCCACCTGCCTGTGGACATCGGCCTGGGAGAACGTGCCCTTTCCCTCCCAGGAGTCCTGGAAGAAACGCACCTCGATGTCCTCTACAGGGGGGAAACAGACAATGCTAGATGTCAGGAGATACTAAAGCTGAGGATGTGAACTCCAACGCATACGCCAGCCACGATCAAACTACTGCAAATAACTGAGGGGAAAAGACgtcttttaatttaaaaagaaatgtgtgatctTTGATAATGACCATATATTTTTGCTTTCTTCACTGTAACCCTAAAAATGAACCTACGAGACCATcataaagacagtaaagtcagtcgggtctcagggggttaaccTGTTTATTAGAGAGAAAAATgcagagaaatgaaacagaagagaaagaaaCTGAGTTCACGAGGCGCAGGGAAGCTGAGAGTTTTAAGAGTTGCACTTCACTCTTCTATCAGCATCACATCACCCACGCAGGAAACCCTTCTGATGTGAACCTCATGACACAGCcggcacagaaacacacagtggGAAGTAGTTAACTATCAGTTTACACATAAAGCTAATGTTAGTAATTTATTAGAAAATAGGAAAAATGAGAAGTGGACCTCGGAATAGAGGAAGAAAGCTTTTGGCTTTTGTGATTGAAGTAACTCAGACGTAACGGGACTGCTTTGCATCACAGACAGCAGATACCGTAGCAGGCAACGAAACCTGACATGTGCAACATAGGCGGccaaaaatatcacttcatacTGGGTGTACTGATGATCTGAGAGCAGAGGCTTTTGAAATGTATACTTAAAGCTGCACACCATTGACATCATTACCATATAAAGTTATGGTGAACATGTTAGTAAAacgctagttgctaactttgcctgctgtttggtgctgggcaggtagcatACAGttggtttttagagcttttttctGCTGAAAACAGCGTCCTGAGAGCAGAGTTTGCAGGcaggaaaaccaaaacaatgagctaaaagaggctatTTCATCATCTTCACTGACGTAACATAGGAACCCACTGTGAACATAAAGCTAATCACCAAATGTAGTACACTATGAATAGATTCAGGGTTCTGTTTCTAAGCACACCATAAATACTTGACGTCAGTATTTCTGACAGAAACCCACAGAGTACAGGCAGATTGTACCTTTCTGTACTTTGTCACACAGCAGAAAGATCTCATCGCCTCCTTTGCAGCTTCCAGAGTTGCGGTTGACTCTGCAGATCTTCAGCTCAGCTGTGTTTGGGGCTCCTTTAAGACAGAAAAAAGGCATTTATGAATACGTATAGATAcagataataaatagatacaacACCAAGGCTACGGGTTAAACACCGGACACCTTTTAAATGCAGATTTGAGCTCTGTACGCCTTAAGAATTCAATTATTTCCCCtatataatttcttttttttctggtcttttctgtttgtacatttttataaatgcacTGGAAGCGGTTTCTATTGTTTCTTATGATTTTTGATTATGTAGCTACTGtattttctcttattttaatTTCACCTCAGGGAAGAAAATTGCGAATATTTCTTACTGTATATTACTCACAAGAATGATAAATGTTCAGATGCTTCAACGTGGCAGGAACTATGAAGTCCATCATTctgtttttctcaaaaactgtaaaacttaTTAAACCTCTCAGATTTTCCAGTGGCTGATGACAGCCGATGAGCGGTCACGTGGGAacgaacgatagccaattgagaaccaagtcgactgaagaaggaaggacaaccagcGCGgataatgcatgagctaatgcaaaacacgaagcataaagtagtagtaagatggagctcagaattGAGGGACCACCTCGTTGATTTTTGGCAACAACACAACgacttcatattttttttttctttgtgaattttcagtacaaagtcgtgcaaaaactaacatcgctaattcttcctgacCGTCGTCTGCCAGCTTTGTTTACGCtaaagtcacatttgatcacgaggttttctggttttgagagtcgggactcttgttgttcatgaatgaatctgttggTGTGTCGTGTGccgttttggccaaatcgttgctctcctcACACTAcatgaacaaaactgttaaatgtatCATAACGTGTCGTTctgtgtgggctctctcacattttcaacgtccgtttaagattttaaaaaccttttagtgtgggccagcctttagaTACTTACAATTACGATTGAAACTAATTATTGTAAATACCTTCAAGCTGACAAGAAAAGTTCAAATGTAAAGAGGAACAAGGAGTGTGTGAGGGAGTTAAAGGTTGCAGGAGAACTTGCGTACACAGACTGGTATTTCATTAAAATCCAATATAAATCAGTTTACCCTGACAATCCTGGGAAAGCACTGAACTTGTGTGATTATTTGGCAATAAGTGAATAAAAACTAGTCAAAAGATATTAAATAGAATGGAGTGCTTGTGTTGCCCACTCACTGTTGTCATAGATGGGCTGCGATACCACGGGCTCCAGTGCAAACAGATCCCCCGAGGACAGAGTGATGGACGCCTGGAAGCAAAGGCGAACCGAGTTCAGGTCAAACTCCTCCTCCCACACCTTCGCCTCGGGAACTGCAGCCAAGACACAGCAGGGAGAGGGTGGTACCGTTCACAATCAGGCAAACACAGCTAGTCACGCACAGCACGGACATCCTGTCATATGTAGGCTATCAGATTAAAGATCAGTCAAGTAACAAACTACACTTCCTGTTATTGTAACTGGATATATACACTTCTTTTTGCTAACTACCCAGTTAGCTAGTTCTCAACACACCAAAGATAGTAAC containing:
- the rela gene encoding transcription factor p65 isoform X1, whose amino-acid sequence is MEGVYGGWGMTPLNPVQAVNPFIEIIEQPKQRGMRFRYKCEGRSAGSIPGEKSNDTTKTHPAIKVHNYSGPLHVRISLVTKNAPHKPHPHELVGKDCKHGYYEADLQERRIHSFQNLGIQCVKKKDVNEAITCRLQTNNNPFNIPEAKVWEEEFDLNSVRLCFQASITLSSGDLFALEPVVSQPIYDNRAPNTAELKICRVNRNSGSCKGGDEIFLLCDKVQKEDIEVRFFQDSWEGKGTFSQADVHRQVAIVFRTPPYRDTNLTEPIRVKMQLRRPSDREVSEPMDFQYLPADPDEYRLSEKRKRTGDMFQNLKLGPMLSSVSIPQDRRHISPARRTVTAKPPSMNAQAAVVPPGAIGAKAQPSYSYQPSQLFSVQPKVEASPSNATTNQTWRIMESLNLGPQPKASPVPNFTMTQALSSIAISTANQDYSTVNLSDLHEFFPNISTAIAQETAASQGSTASSQAGSSFTLHGSQFRVDAPLGDDDIPEFPSFSETQAPGVLDNLNMDDFEDLLHPALMNESGNNVTLAQAMCQQAAPPNSSSAAHIAASHNTSDAAGLPGSTWMNYPNSIVNLLQNEGMNDIASNNCNYRPAVLDEFDELMSADEDRLISIFNSGSQAGFVSGHPT
- the rela gene encoding transcription factor p65 isoform X2, which codes for MEGVYGGWGMTPLNPVQAVNPFIEIIEQPKQRGMRFRYKCEGRSAGSIPGEKSNDTTKTHPAIKVHNYSGPLHVRISLVTKNAPHKPHPHELVGKDCKHGYYEADLQERRIHSFQNLGIQCVKKKDVNEAITCRLQTNNNPFNIPEAKVWEEEFDLNSVRLCFQASITLSSGDLFALEPVVSQPIYDNRAPNTAELKICRVNRNSGSCKGGDEIFLLCDKVQKEDIEVRFFQDSWEGKGTFSQADVHRQVAIVFRTPPYRDTNLTEPIRVKMQLRRPSDREVSEPMDFQYLPADPDEYRLSEKRKRTGDMFQNLKLGPMLSSVSIPQDRRHISPARRTVTAKPPSMNAQAVVPPGAIGAKAQPSYSYQPSQLFSVQPKVEASPSNATTNQTWRIMESLNLGPQPKASPVPNFTMTQALSSIAISTANQDYSTVNLSDLHEFFPNISTAIAQETAASQGSTASSQAGSSFTLHGSQFRVDAPLGDDDIPEFPSFSETQAPGVLDNLNMDDFEDLLHPALMNESGNNVTLAQAMCQQAAPPNSSSAAHIAASHNTSDAAGLPGSTWMNYPNSIVNLLQNEGMNDIASNNCNYRPAVLDEFDELMSADEDRLISIFNSGSQAGFVSGHPT
- the c22h11orf68 gene encoding UPF0696 protein C11orf68 homolog; amino-acid sequence: MSTMEEEEAPVEGEVKTPFAAETYAAEAMAADMDPWIVFDSRRTPRSEFDAWLESNGPSRVDRFGDEEGGVSPVGWIAVLGLNHCPNVGDVVGLQESWEKLLASGRPVGFQTVKELALNHGVLSGKWLMHLDCGFKLDNAWECVARAALDGKISLAKVSPHNPKGEGKQVICAYNQNFTDESEVIRLDGVIRATGIKCPLTYKPDVYTYLGIYRNNRFKLCPTIYESKFDLECVPRRSHIINKVTNLEVT